The proteins below are encoded in one region of Pseudomonas sp. SCB32:
- a CDS encoding AraC family transcriptional regulator: MSGLRLLQLGDQPGFEVASATLGGHSFERHSHDEFVISANLRGEESVWLDGRTFDAGPGAITSYNPGQIQGGGVAEGQPWQFVSLYIAPDQLASMLGLQRLEFERSSERPPALAGAMADAVERVLGDDAFVRQRGEEHLTLLLAEIARVMGVRLPQEGAESGGRIIELQDWLAADLAQQPSLDEMAAYAGLSKYHLLRSFQKQVGLSPRQWAMQLRTRRAQALLRAGLAATDVAHELGFADQSHLNRHFRAAYGVSPGSFQRALR; encoded by the coding sequence GTGAGCGGCCTGCGACTCCTGCAGCTGGGTGATCAGCCCGGTTTCGAGGTGGCCAGCGCCACGCTCGGCGGCCATTCCTTCGAGCGCCACAGCCACGACGAATTCGTCATCAGCGCCAACCTGCGTGGCGAGGAGAGCGTCTGGCTGGACGGGCGCACCTTCGACGCCGGCCCTGGCGCCATCACCAGCTACAACCCTGGACAGATCCAGGGCGGCGGAGTCGCCGAAGGCCAGCCCTGGCAGTTCGTCAGCCTCTACATTGCGCCGGATCAGTTGGCCTCGATGCTCGGCCTGCAGCGCCTGGAGTTCGAGCGATCGAGCGAGCGGCCGCCCGCTCTCGCCGGTGCCATGGCCGATGCCGTTGAGCGTGTGCTGGGCGATGACGCCTTCGTCCGCCAGCGCGGAGAGGAGCATCTGACGCTACTGCTGGCCGAGATCGCTCGTGTCATGGGCGTACGCCTGCCGCAGGAGGGTGCCGAGAGTGGCGGTCGGATTATCGAGCTGCAGGACTGGCTGGCCGCCGACCTGGCGCAACAGCCGAGCCTGGACGAGATGGCTGCCTATGCGGGGCTGTCGAAGTATCACCTGTTGCGCAGCTTCCAGAAGCAGGTGGGCTTGAGCCCCCGGCAATGGGCGATGCAACTGCGCACCCGGCGTGCCCAGGCGCTGCTTCGCGCAGGCCTTGCGGCCACTGACGTGGCGCATGAGCTGGGCTTCGCCGACCAGAGCCACCTCAACCGGCACTTCCGCGCGGCCTATGGCGTATCGCCGGGGAGTTTCCAGCGCGCCCTGCGCTGA
- a CDS encoding chemotaxis protein CheB, protein MSEQSTPRIAVIADTSLQRHVLAQALAGHGYQVVLNADPARLDSEQLDACETDLWLVDLAQQEDSPLVDNLLEQSRIPVLFGEGHAPERHSEHYPRWERRLVSKLRKLVGDPSAGVGRSLAALLEEAQRPTRVTLPDDLAASPLKAGEPASQVWLLAASMGGPAAVKAFLDALPGALPVGFLYAQHIDPAFEANLPQAVGRHSQWHVNTVRDGDPVRCGEVVVVPISQELGFDGEAQMRVLDRPWPEPYSPSIDQMMLNLAQQYGERCGVIVFSGMCSDGSAAAAYVRRQGAEIWTQRADSCACSSMPDSLREGGYSTLTADPRELAAALVNHLAAQCVAEVT, encoded by the coding sequence ATGTCTGAGCAGAGCACGCCGCGTATCGCGGTCATCGCCGACACCTCGCTGCAGCGCCACGTGCTGGCCCAAGCCCTGGCCGGCCACGGCTACCAGGTGGTGCTCAACGCCGATCCGGCGCGCCTGGACAGCGAGCAACTGGACGCCTGCGAGACCGACCTGTGGCTGGTGGACCTGGCACAACAGGAAGACTCGCCCCTGGTAGACAACCTGCTGGAGCAGTCGCGGATACCCGTGCTGTTCGGCGAGGGCCATGCGCCGGAGCGGCATTCCGAACATTACCCGCGCTGGGAACGGCGCCTGGTCTCCAAGCTGCGCAAGCTGGTGGGCGACCCCAGCGCCGGCGTCGGCCGCAGCCTCGCGGCGCTGCTTGAAGAAGCGCAGCGGCCGACCCGCGTGACGCTGCCCGACGACCTTGCCGCATCGCCCCTGAAAGCCGGCGAGCCGGCTTCGCAGGTCTGGTTGCTGGCGGCCTCGATGGGCGGACCGGCGGCGGTGAAGGCCTTCCTCGACGCGCTGCCCGGCGCCTTGCCGGTCGGCTTCCTCTACGCCCAGCACATCGATCCGGCGTTCGAGGCCAACCTGCCGCAGGCTGTCGGTCGTCACAGCCAATGGCATGTGAACACCGTGCGTGACGGCGATCCGGTGCGTTGCGGCGAAGTGGTGGTGGTGCCGATCAGCCAGGAGCTGGGCTTCGACGGCGAAGCGCAGATGCGTGTCCTTGATCGCCCCTGGCCGGAGCCCTACAGCCCGTCCATCGACCAGATGATGCTCAACCTGGCCCAGCAGTACGGCGAGCGCTGCGGCGTGATCGTCTTCAGCGGCATGTGCAGCGACGGCAGCGCCGCGGCGGCCTACGTGCGCCGGCAAGGCGCGGAAATCTGGACCCAGCGCGCCGACAGTTGCGCCTGTTCGAGCATGCCCGACAGCCTGCGCGAGGGCGGCTACAGCACGCTCACCGCCGACCCGCGCGAGCTGGCGGCGGCGCTGGTCAACCATCTGGCCGCGCAGTGCGTGGCCGAAGTAACCTGA
- a CDS encoding Hpt domain-containing protein codes for MGDRHDYVALEWVKGEIAETLKQARQALESYVENPQDPTRMGFCLAYIHQVRGTLQMVEFYGAALLAEEMEHLTQALIDHSVTSQGEALEVLMQAILQLPVYLDRIQSARRDLPMVVLPLLNDLRTARGEKLLSETSLFSPDLSRTAAALPVDALARLRTAEFPALLRKLRQMLQVALVGVIRNQDLPTNLGYMARVFARLESLCKDAPLGRLWVIASAIIEGLANGSIANGTSMRNLLRQVDREFKRLVDQGADAMNQPAPDELIKNLLFYVAKASDQSPRVRAVKDEYRLDDALPGEAVVDEERARLAGPDRDAMRSVVGALCEELVRVKDSLDLFVRSDRSVVGELESLLAPLKQIADTLAVLGFGQPRKVILDQIDVVGALARGQRKPDDATLMDVAGALLYVEATLAGMVGPSEAPGSEESRLPTTDVEQIHQVVIKEARNGLELAKDAIIEFIASQWNHEHLARVPELLTQVRGGLAMISQERAAKLLESCNRYIQEQLLVRQAVPDWHSLDTLADAMTGVEYYLERLSEDQGTQGDLILDVAEESLESLGYSVKPRPSILDAVEPQAPAPLDNPLDEIDVLASAALSADLAVEPEPQEAPSVPLAALDEPVDELPVAPVDDFSALSSPDELGLGELQTEAPTFEPLQLDTEPPAVAPVADLGAWSLDEPAATLPAEPADLSLDAALEPVALDIPAQEPNEPAWELDNVVEPAASEENLWETLDLGAESNALPIQPELSEAPTGNETSWSLEPVGESAPAAEEDWLSNDLSLSPAEPLAPLALDELPVTPQPTSAAPLDELSWDVAEVPAAEQPLVSDDNWTLGELSETPVLAEGVDLSLDAPLALDEHPAAIEPTQTALADELSWDVVELPTAELPAAEQVLVSDDNWTLGELSETPAVAEGFDFSLDAPLTLDELPGTLESVAAAATAPANELNWNVELPAAEQLLVSDDNWTLGELAETPALADGVDFSLDAPLALDELPGTTEPSPAAPIASADELSWDVELPVAEQRLVSDDNWTLGELSEMPAVAQGIDFSLDAPLELETRPAASADEPLASAEGWSELDIADLDLPEVELPSPPPVVEPVTEVIEKPMSLAQVMAAPTQAINPPAQDVPPSLLPPPADEEPMDDELREVFIEEAGEVLETIGDHLPAWMANADERDALTEIRRAFHTLKGSGRMVRALVIGELAWSIENLLNRVLDRSISTSPAVQQVVQDVVALMPELVEEFAANAQRQRDDVDRLAATAHALAKGQPVPPPGGGQPEATVEASVEDTHAPVAASSVEVEGESLDPQLLEIFRNEAETHLETLVGFLADCAQQLPQPVTDDLQRALHTLKGSAHMAGILPIAEIATPLERLMKEFKTNLLQIDLREAELLHGAERLFRVGLDQLLQGRPLAPIEGSAELLARIAQLHQERLEAAEAKRRGESGEGGSDPHLIGVFLAEGMDILLDAEDLLRRWREHPQERQELGALHDELETLSRGAQMAELPQMAELADALLAVYGEVQRGRLDVGEAFFSAAEEAHEALIGMMDQVAAALQVSARPEQVQALRRLLDSVTGPEEDFVDLESLTADDFPAEDEEFLLDTRPVAEEDLPDGLTWPPRNDAAEQAQNADDDEVITATDPRPHTAPQHPPQALDEEMVAIFLEEAVDILDNAGQALDQWLKSPEALAALSTLQRDLHTLKGGARMAEIREIGDLSHELESLYEGLLDHRFQHSPALGDLLRTCHDRLATQLDQLQAGQALTDPADLVQTIRTFRQNPAAGLSASLAQAPLAVEAEAETEQEPVAQAIELELPAEPELEVEADTAEEALPEVDVQSTLDNAETRNVDAPREIAEARAAEAGYELDDEHDQELVEIFLEEGFDILESSSGALQRWMENIDNSVELEALQRDLHTLKGGARMAEIRPIGDLAHELEFLYEGLCGGRLRASPTLFELLQRCHDRLAEMLEAVQRHRRIPEGDSLIEAIRRFRASPDEQLSIPSSVSLQPLGAESTLPEGPEADILDIFLEEADDLLDSMEQALGRWDGERENGALDELLRILHTLKGGARLAGQSSLGDLAHDLEQHLSEAQQQGAPWPDSLLLDVQSGFEGLQAEVDQLRLHLGEADSVEADIEAPRVEEPAPQHLPVLPEAIMAATVPQRVEAPVVLPFVRRAQEAAQEAATRRAPQELVKVPAQLLEGLVNLAGETSIFRGRVEQQVSDVGSTLTEMEATIERVRDQLRRLDTETQAQILSRHQADAERAGYEEFDPLEMDRYSQLQQLSRALFESASDLFDLKETLAAKNRDAETLLLQQARVNTELQEGLMRTRMVPFDRLVPRLRRIVRQVANELGKQVEFVVSNAEGEMDRTVLERIVAPLEHMLRNAVDHGIESGEARRLAGKPEVGTIRLTLGREGGDILLTLGDDGGGIRLDAVRRKAIERGLMTADSDLTDHEVLQFILEAGFSTAEKITQISGRGVGMDVAASEVKQLGGSISIHSTLGEGTHFNIRLPFTVSVNRALMVLSGEDLYALPLNTIEGIVRVSPYELEALYEQAAAEGNASPRFEYAGQDYELKYLGDLLNNGQHPKLVGQSLPLPVILVRSADHAVAVQVDALAGSREIVVKSLGAQFAGVAGISGATILGDGRVVVILDLLATIRVRHAHALQAQPRRQLVGPAVAEVEHQRPTLVMVVDDSVTVRKVTSRLLERNGMNVLTAKDGVDAIAQLQDHKPDIMLLDIEMPRMDGFEVATLVRHDEQLKDLPIIMITSRTGEKHRDRALAIGVNQYLGKPYQESELLESILSLVKSHV; via the coding sequence ATGGGTGATCGGCACGATTATGTCGCCCTGGAATGGGTAAAAGGCGAGATTGCCGAAACGCTCAAGCAGGCGCGGCAGGCGCTCGAATCCTACGTCGAGAATCCCCAGGACCCGACGCGGATGGGCTTTTGCCTGGCCTATATCCATCAGGTGCGGGGAACCCTGCAGATGGTGGAGTTCTACGGCGCGGCACTGCTCGCCGAAGAAATGGAGCACCTGACCCAGGCGTTGATCGACCACAGCGTCACCAGCCAGGGCGAGGCCCTGGAAGTGCTGATGCAGGCGATCCTGCAGCTGCCGGTGTACCTGGATCGCATCCAGAGCGCCCGCCGCGACTTGCCGATGGTCGTGCTGCCATTGCTCAACGACCTGCGCACCGCCCGTGGCGAGAAGCTGCTGTCGGAAACCAGCCTGTTCTCCCCCGACCTGTCCCGTACGGCCGCGGCGCTGCCGGTGGATGCCCTGGCGCGCCTGCGTACCGCCGAGTTCCCGGCGCTGCTGCGCAAGCTGCGGCAGATGCTCCAGGTCGCCCTGGTCGGCGTCATCCGCAACCAGGACCTGCCGACCAACCTGGGCTACATGGCGCGCGTCTTCGCCCGCCTGGAGTCCCTGTGCAAGGACGCGCCGCTGGGCCGCCTGTGGGTGATCGCCTCGGCGATCATCGAAGGCCTGGCCAACGGCAGCATCGCCAACGGCACCTCCATGCGCAACCTGTTGCGCCAGGTGGACCGCGAGTTCAAGCGCCTGGTCGACCAGGGCGCCGACGCGATGAACCAGCCGGCGCCGGACGAGCTGATCAAGAACCTGCTGTTCTACGTGGCCAAGGCCTCGGACCAGTCGCCGCGCGTACGTGCGGTGAAGGACGAGTACCGCCTGGACGACGCCCTGCCCGGTGAGGCGGTGGTCGACGAGGAGCGTGCCCGCCTGGCCGGCCCGGACCGCGACGCCATGCGCTCCGTGGTGGGTGCGCTGTGCGAGGAACTGGTGCGGGTCAAGGACAGCCTCGACCTGTTCGTGCGCAGCGACCGCAGCGTGGTGGGCGAGCTGGAAAGCCTGCTGGCGCCGCTCAAGCAGATCGCCGACACCCTCGCGGTGCTCGGCTTCGGCCAGCCGCGCAAGGTCATCCTCGACCAGATCGACGTGGTCGGCGCCCTGGCGCGCGGCCAGCGCAAGCCGGACGATGCGACCCTGATGGACGTGGCCGGCGCGCTGCTCTACGTCGAAGCGACCCTGGCTGGCATGGTCGGGCCGAGTGAGGCGCCGGGCAGCGAGGAAAGCCGCCTGCCGACCACCGATGTCGAGCAGATCCACCAGGTGGTGATCAAGGAAGCGCGCAATGGCCTGGAATTGGCCAAGGACGCGATCATCGAGTTCATCGCCTCGCAATGGAACCACGAGCACCTGGCTCGCGTGCCGGAGCTGCTGACGCAGGTTCGTGGTGGTCTGGCAATGATCTCCCAGGAACGTGCGGCGAAGCTGCTGGAATCCTGCAATCGCTATATCCAGGAGCAGCTGCTGGTGCGCCAGGCCGTGCCGGACTGGCACAGTCTCGACACCCTGGCCGACGCCATGACCGGCGTCGAGTACTACCTGGAGCGCCTGTCCGAAGACCAGGGCACCCAGGGCGACCTGATTCTCGACGTGGCCGAGGAGAGCCTGGAAAGCCTGGGCTACTCCGTCAAACCGCGTCCTTCGATTCTCGATGCCGTCGAGCCCCAGGCTCCGGCACCGCTGGACAATCCGCTGGATGAAATCGACGTGCTCGCCAGCGCGGCACTGTCGGCCGACCTGGCCGTCGAACCGGAGCCGCAGGAGGCGCCGAGCGTCCCGCTGGCGGCGCTGGATGAGCCGGTAGACGAGCTTCCCGTCGCCCCGGTGGACGATTTCAGTGCCCTGTCTTCGCCCGACGAACTGGGTCTGGGCGAACTCCAGACTGAAGCGCCAACCTTCGAGCCGCTGCAGCTCGATACCGAACCGCCGGCTGTCGCGCCGGTGGCTGATCTTGGCGCCTGGTCGCTGGACGAACCCGCTGCAACCTTGCCGGCCGAACCTGCCGACTTGAGCTTGGACGCAGCTCTGGAGCCCGTTGCACTGGATATTCCGGCTCAAGAGCCAAACGAGCCGGCCTGGGAGCTGGACAACGTCGTCGAACCGGCGGCCTCGGAAGAGAACCTCTGGGAAACGCTCGATCTGGGCGCTGAGTCCAACGCGCTTCCCATCCAGCCCGAGCTGAGCGAAGCGCCGACCGGGAACGAGACGAGTTGGTCGCTTGAGCCTGTTGGCGAAAGCGCGCCCGCTGCCGAAGAGGACTGGCTGAGCAACGACCTGAGCCTGTCGCCGGCCGAGCCGCTGGCACCGCTGGCCCTGGACGAGCTCCCGGTTACCCCTCAGCCGACCTCGGCTGCCCCGTTAGACGAGCTGAGCTGGGACGTCGCCGAGGTGCCCGCCGCCGAACAACCGCTGGTCAGCGATGACAACTGGACCCTGGGTGAGCTGTCCGAGACGCCGGTCCTGGCCGAAGGTGTCGACCTGAGCCTCGATGCGCCGCTGGCGCTGGACGAACACCCGGCCGCCATCGAGCCGACCCAGACCGCCCTTGCGGATGAGCTGAGCTGGGACGTCGTCGAGCTGCCCACTGCCGAGTTGCCTGCCGCTGAGCAAGTGCTGGTGAGTGACGACAACTGGACCCTCGGCGAGCTGTCCGAGACGCCCGCCGTCGCCGAAGGCTTCGACTTCAGCCTGGATGCTCCGCTGACCCTGGACGAACTTCCCGGCACCCTGGAATCGGTTGCGGCCGCTGCGACCGCGCCGGCGAACGAACTGAACTGGAATGTCGAACTCCCCGCTGCCGAGCAGCTGCTGGTGAGCGACGACAACTGGACCCTTGGCGAGCTGGCCGAGACGCCCGCCCTGGCCGACGGTGTCGACTTCAGCCTGGATGCGCCGCTGGCGCTGGACGAACTCCCGGGCACCACGGAGCCGTCCCCGGCTGCGCCGATTGCCTCGGCTGACGAGCTGAGCTGGGACGTCGAGCTGCCCGTGGCCGAACAGCGGCTGGTCAGCGATGACAACTGGACGCTCGGTGAACTGTCCGAGATGCCCGCCGTGGCGCAAGGCATCGACTTCAGCCTGGATGCGCCGCTGGAGCTGGAAACCCGGCCCGCCGCCAGCGCCGACGAACCTCTCGCTTCGGCAGAAGGCTGGAGCGAGCTGGATATCGCCGACCTCGACCTGCCGGAAGTCGAGCTGCCGAGTCCGCCGCCGGTGGTGGAACCGGTCACCGAGGTGATCGAGAAACCGATGTCCCTCGCGCAGGTGATGGCTGCTCCCACCCAGGCCATCAATCCGCCTGCGCAGGACGTACCGCCCAGCCTGCTGCCGCCGCCGGCCGATGAAGAGCCGATGGACGACGAGCTGCGCGAAGTCTTTATCGAAGAAGCCGGCGAGGTGCTGGAAACCATCGGCGACCATCTGCCGGCCTGGATGGCGAACGCCGACGAACGCGATGCGCTGACCGAAATCCGCCGCGCCTTCCACACCCTCAAGGGCAGCGGCCGCATGGTCCGCGCCCTGGTGATCGGCGAGCTGGCCTGGTCCATCGAAAACCTGCTCAACCGCGTACTCGATCGCAGCATTTCCACCAGCCCTGCCGTACAGCAGGTGGTGCAGGACGTGGTTGCGCTGATGCCGGAGCTGGTCGAGGAATTCGCCGCCAACGCCCAGCGCCAGCGTGACGATGTCGATCGCCTGGCCGCCACCGCCCATGCCCTGGCCAAGGGGCAGCCGGTCCCGCCGCCAGGTGGTGGACAACCGGAAGCCACCGTCGAGGCCAGCGTCGAGGATACCCACGCGCCCGTCGCGGCGAGCAGCGTGGAGGTCGAAGGCGAAAGCCTCGACCCGCAACTGCTGGAGATCTTCCGTAACGAGGCGGAAACCCATCTGGAAACCCTGGTCGGCTTCCTCGCCGATTGCGCGCAGCAGCTGCCGCAGCCGGTGACCGACGACCTGCAGCGCGCCCTGCATACGCTCAAGGGCAGCGCGCACATGGCCGGCATCCTGCCGATCGCCGAGATTGCCACGCCGCTCGAGCGGCTGATGAAAGAGTTCAAGACCAACCTGCTGCAGATCGACCTGCGCGAGGCCGAGTTGCTGCACGGTGCCGAGCGTCTGTTCCGTGTCGGTCTGGATCAGCTCCTGCAGGGCCGCCCGCTGGCGCCTATCGAAGGAAGCGCCGAGCTGCTGGCGCGCATCGCCCAGTTGCACCAGGAACGCCTGGAGGCCGCCGAGGCCAAGCGTCGTGGCGAGAGCGGCGAAGGCGGCAGCGACCCGCATTTGATCGGCGTATTCCTCGCCGAGGGCATGGACATCCTGCTGGACGCCGAAGACCTGCTGCGGCGCTGGCGCGAACACCCACAGGAGCGCCAGGAGCTGGGCGCCCTGCACGACGAACTGGAAACCCTCAGCCGCGGCGCGCAAATGGCCGAGCTGCCACAAATGGCCGAGCTGGCCGATGCGCTGCTGGCGGTCTATGGCGAAGTGCAGCGGGGTCGGCTCGATGTTGGCGAAGCCTTCTTCAGTGCCGCCGAGGAGGCCCACGAAGCGCTGATCGGCATGATGGACCAGGTGGCTGCTGCGTTGCAGGTCAGCGCACGCCCGGAACAGGTCCAAGCGCTGCGCCGCCTGCTGGACTCGGTGACCGGGCCGGAGGAGGACTTCGTCGACCTGGAGAGCCTGACCGCCGACGACTTCCCGGCCGAGGACGAAGAGTTCCTGCTCGACACCCGCCCGGTGGCCGAGGAAGACCTGCCGGACGGCCTGACCTGGCCGCCCCGCAATGACGCCGCCGAACAGGCGCAGAACGCCGATGACGATGAAGTCATCACCGCCACCGACCCACGCCCGCACACCGCGCCGCAGCATCCGCCGCAAGCGCTGGACGAGGAAATGGTCGCGATCTTCCTCGAAGAGGCGGTGGATATCCTGGATAACGCCGGCCAGGCGCTGGATCAGTGGCTGAAGTCGCCGGAGGCCCTGGCGGCCCTGTCGACCCTGCAGCGTGACCTGCACACCCTCAAGGGTGGCGCGCGCATGGCCGAGATCCGCGAGATCGGCGACCTGTCCCACGAACTCGAATCGCTCTACGAAGGCCTGCTGGACCACCGCTTCCAGCACAGCCCGGCATTGGGCGATCTGCTGCGCACCTGCCACGACCGCCTGGCCACCCAGCTCGACCAGCTGCAGGCCGGCCAGGCGCTGACCGACCCGGCCGATCTGGTGCAGACCATTCGCACCTTTCGGCAGAACCCCGCCGCCGGCCTGAGCGCTTCACTGGCCCAGGCTCCCCTGGCGGTGGAAGCAGAAGCCGAAACGGAGCAGGAGCCGGTCGCGCAAGCCATCGAACTGGAGCTGCCCGCCGAGCCAGAGCTGGAAGTCGAAGCCGACACCGCCGAAGAGGCGCTGCCGGAGGTCGACGTGCAGTCCACCCTCGACAACGCCGAGACCCGGAACGTCGACGCTCCGCGCGAGATCGCCGAGGCGCGGGCCGCCGAAGCCGGCTACGAGCTGGACGACGAGCACGATCAGGAACTGGTGGAAATCTTCCTCGAGGAAGGTTTCGACATCCTTGAAAGCTCCTCCGGCGCCTTGCAGCGCTGGATGGAAAATATCGACAACAGCGTCGAACTGGAGGCGTTGCAGCGCGACCTGCACACCCTCAAGGGTGGCGCCCGGATGGCCGAGATCCGCCCCATCGGCGACCTTGCCCACGAACTGGAATTCCTCTACGAGGGCCTGTGCGGCGGGCGCCTGCGCGCAAGCCCGACCCTCTTCGAACTGTTGCAGCGCTGCCACGACCGTCTCGCCGAGATGCTCGAGGCCGTCCAGAGGCACCGTCGGATTCCGGAGGGCGACTCGTTGATCGAGGCGATCCGCCGATTTCGCGCAAGCCCCGACGAACAACTGAGTATCCCCAGCAGCGTCAGCCTGCAGCCGCTGGGCGCCGAATCGACCCTGCCGGAAGGTCCGGAAGCGGACATCCTCGACATCTTCCTCGAAGAGGCCGATGACCTCCTCGACAGCATGGAGCAGGCACTGGGTCGCTGGGACGGGGAGCGTGAGAACGGCGCCCTGGACGAGCTGCTGCGCATCCTTCACACCCTCAAGGGCGGCGCGCGCCTGGCTGGCCAGAGCAGCCTGGGCGACCTGGCCCATGACCTCGAACAGCACCTGTCCGAGGCCCAGCAGCAGGGTGCACCCTGGCCCGACAGCCTGTTGCTGGACGTTCAGTCCGGCTTCGAGGGGCTGCAGGCCGAGGTGGATCAGCTACGCCTGCACCTGGGTGAAGCCGATAGCGTCGAGGCGGACATCGAGGCACCGCGAGTCGAAGAGCCGGCTCCGCAGCACCTGCCGGTACTGCCCGAAGCCATCATGGCCGCCACTGTGCCGCAGCGCGTCGAAGCGCCGGTGGTGCTGCCCTTCGTCCGCCGTGCCCAGGAGGCCGCTCAGGAGGCGGCTACCCGCCGTGCACCGCAGGAACTGGTGAAGGTCCCCGCGCAGCTGCTCGAAGGGCTGGTCAACCTCGCCGGTGAGACCTCCATCTTCCGCGGTCGCGTCGAGCAGCAGGTGAGCGACGTCGGCTCGACCCTGACGGAAATGGAAGCCACCATCGAGCGGGTGCGCGACCAGCTGCGCCGTCTGGACACCGAGACCCAGGCGCAGATCCTCTCGCGCCACCAGGCCGACGCCGAGCGTGCCGGCTACGAAGAGTTCGACCCACTGGAAATGGACCGCTATTCGCAGTTGCAGCAGCTCTCGCGCGCGCTGTTCGAGTCCGCGTCCGACTTGTTCGACCTGAAGGAAACCCTGGCCGCGAAGAACCGCGACGCCGAGACCCTGCTGCTGCAACAGGCGCGGGTCAACACCGAGCTGCAGGAAGGCCTGATGCGCACCCGCATGGTGCCCTTCGACCGCCTGGTTCCGCGTCTGCGCCGGATCGTCCGCCAGGTGGCGAACGAGCTGGGCAAGCAGGTGGAGTTCGTGGTCAGCAACGCCGAAGGCGAAATGGACCGCACGGTACTCGAACGCATCGTCGCGCCGCTGGAGCACATGCTGCGCAACGCGGTGGACCACGGCATCGAGTCCGGCGAGGCGCGCCGCCTGGCCGGCAAGCCGGAGGTCGGCACCATCCGCCTGACCCTCGGCCGCGAGGGTGGTGACATCCTCCTGACCCTGGGCGACGACGGCGGCGGCATTCGCCTCGATGCGGTGCGCCGCAAGGCCATCGAACGTGGACTGATGACCGCTGACAGCGACCTGACCGACCATGAGGTGCTGCAGTTCATCCTCGAGGCCGGTTTCAGTACCGCCGAGAAGATCACGCAGATTTCCGGCCGTGGCGTCGGCATGGACGTCGCCGCGTCCGAAGTGAAGCAGCTGGGCGGCTCCATCAGCATTCACTCGACGCTGGGCGAGGGCACCCACTTCAACATCCGCCTGCCCTTCACCGTGTCGGTGAACCGCGCGCTGATGGTGCTCTCCGGCGAGGACCTGTACGCCCTGCCGCTGAACACCATCGAAGGTATCGTGCGAGTCTCCCCGTACGAGCTCGAGGCGCTCTACGAGCAGGCCGCGGCCGAGGGCAACGCTTCGCCGCGCTTCGAATACGCAGGCCAGGACTACGAACTGAAGTACCTGGGCGACCTGCTCAACAATGGCCAGCATCCGAAGCTGGTGGGCCAGTCGCTGCCGCTGCCGGTGATCCTGGTGCGCTCGGCGGACCACGCCGTGGCGGTGCAGGTCGACGCCCTGGCGGGCTCCCGCGAAATCGTGGTGAAGAGCCTCGGCGCGCAGTTCGCCGGGGTTGCCGGTATCTCCGGCGCGACCATCCTCGGTGACGGCCGCGTGGTGGTGATTCTCGACCTGCTGGCGACCATCCGCGTGCGTCATGCCCACGCCCTGCAAGCGCAGCCGCGCCGCCAGCTGGTGGGGCCTGCCGTGGCGGAAGTCGAGCACCAGCGCCCGACCCTGGTCATGGTGGTGGACGACTCGGTTACCGTGCGCAAGGTCACCAGCCGCCTGCTGGAACGCAACGGCATGAACGTGCTCACCGCCAAGGACGGGGTGGACGCCATCGCCCAGCTGCAGGATCACAAGCCCGACATCATGTTGCTGGACATCGAGATGCCGCGAATGGACGGCTTCGAGGTGGCGACGCTGGTGCGCCACGACGAACAACTCAAGGACCTGCCGATCATCATGATCACCTCGCGTACCGGCGAAAAGCACCGCGACCGTGCCCTGGCCATCGGCGTCAACCAGTACCTGGGCAAGCCGTACCAGGAATCCGAACTGCTGGAGAGCATCCTGAGCCTGGTGAAGTCCCATGTCTGA
- a CDS encoding chemotaxis protein CheW has product MSDLSVVKEGGQPAVAASAAPATLTGLLVPLADRNLLLPNVAVAELITYRAPHPVDGLPAWYLGQVAWRDLRLPLLSFEAASGGQAEVGAGARVLVLNALGGRANVKFLALLVQGIPRSLKVGVDLKRADVPLAALELDAVGLGDEQARIPDLVALEQMLADSGLI; this is encoded by the coding sequence ATGAGTGATCTTTCCGTGGTCAAGGAAGGCGGCCAGCCTGCCGTGGCGGCCAGCGCCGCGCCGGCGACCCTGACCGGCCTGCTGGTGCCGCTGGCCGATCGCAACCTGCTGCTGCCCAACGTGGCGGTGGCCGAGCTGATCACCTACCGCGCGCCGCACCCGGTGGACGGCCTGCCGGCCTGGTACCTGGGCCAGGTGGCCTGGCGCGATCTGCGCCTGCCGCTGCTGTCCTTCGAGGCGGCCTCCGGCGGCCAGGCGGAAGTCGGCGCCGGCGCCCGGGTGCTGGTGCTCAACGCTCTCGGCGGGCGGGCCAACGTCAAGTTCCTGGCCCTGCTGGTGCAGGGTATTCCGCGTTCGCTGAAGGTCGGCGTCGACCTCAAGCGCGCCGACGTGCCGCTGGCGGCGCTGGAGCTGGATGCGGTGGGCCTGGGCGACGAGCAGGCGCGCATTCCCGACCTGGTCGCGCTGGAGCAGATGCTGGCCGACTCCGGCCTGATCTGA